A section of the Lepidochelys kempii isolate rLepKem1 chromosome 4, rLepKem1.hap2, whole genome shotgun sequence genome encodes:
- the LRAT gene encoding lecithin retinol acyltransferase isoform X2, which translates to MKNPMYQVASLLLEKLLLLANLRLCSEGPGAAEEEAKPASSCDATRFKRGDLLEVPRTLFVHFGIYLGDNRVAHLMPDILPAFTDDQRQIQQVVTNKRLVLGVLARMARIRVDTVEDFAYGGSILANHMDEAFPSKALCEEEVARRAEKLVGATAYSLLWNNCEHFVTYCRYGSAVSFQTDKTNTAATLKTALELPGERIGSPPGLPPGM; encoded by the exons ATGAAGAACCCCATGTACCAAgtggcctccctgctgctggagaagctGCTCCTCCTGGCCAACCTCAGGCTGTGCAGCGAGGGCCCCGGCGCGGCGGAGGAAGAGGCGAAGCCCGCCAGCTCCTGCGACGCCACCCGCTTCAAGCGGGGCGACCTGCTGGAGGTGCCCCGCACCCTCTTCGTCCACTTCGGCATCTACCTCGGGGACAACCGCGTGGCGCACCTGATGCCGGACATCCTGCCCGCCTTCACCGACGACCAGCGGCAGATCCAGCAGGTGGTGACCAACAAGAGGCTCGTCCTGGGCGTCCTGGCCAGAATGGCCCGCATCCGGGTGGACACGGTGGAGGACTTCGCCTACGGCGGCTCCATCCTGGCGAACCACATGGACGAGGCCTTCCCGAGCAAGGCGCTGTGCGAGGAGGAGGTGGCCCGGCGGGCGGAGAAGCTGGTGGGGGCCACGGCGTACAGCCTGCTGTGGAACAACTGCGAGCACTTCGTCACCTACTGCCGCTACGGCTCGGCGGTCAGCTTCCAGACCGACAAG actaacacggcagctactctgaaaacagcttTAGAGTTACCTGGCGAACGGATTGGAAGTCCCCCTGGCCTCCCACCCGGCATGTGA